A stretch of the Gracilinanus agilis isolate LMUSP501 chromosome 4, AgileGrace, whole genome shotgun sequence genome encodes the following:
- the LOC123244513 gene encoding 60S ribosomal protein L10-like, with translation MEGKQRLVKGEELRQGKAKGVRLHPFHVIRINKMLSCAGADRLQTGMRGAFGKPQGTVAHVHIGQVIMSIRTKVQNKEHVIEALRRAKFKFPGRQKIHISKKWGFTKFNADQFEDMISEKRLIPNGCGVKYIPNRGPLDKWRAFHS, from the exons ATGGAAGGAAAGCAGAGATTGGTGAAAG gggaagaacTGAGGCAAGGAAAGGCGAAAGGCGTGCGCCTGCACCCTTTCCATGTCATCCGCATCAATAAGATGCTGTCATGTGCTGGGGCCGATAGGCTCCAGACTGGCATGCGGGGGGCCTTTGGGAAGCCCCAGGGCACCGTAGCCCATGTTCACATTGGCCAGGTCATCATGTCCATTCGAACCAAGGTCCAGAACAAAGAGCATGTGATCGAAGCTCTGCGGAGGGCTAAGTTCAAGTTCCCTGGCCGCCAAAAGATCCACATCTCCAAGAAATGGGGCTTCACCAAGTTCAATGCCGATCAGTTTGAGGATATGATCTCCGAGAAGCGGCTCATTCCCAATGGCTGCGGGGTCAAATACATCCCTAACCGAGGCCCCTTGGACAAGTGGCGAGCCTTCCACTCCTGA